gtatttagaaatatataagtatgtttatcagttgtctaatactcataTTATAAGCTTTGCTTAGATTGAGACAAGAtgacgttgtgtgaaagttgtggaatattacattaaattatatgttaATGACTTAAAATGCATCTAAATCGAGCATTTTACGAAAACTGACAAAATTATTGATAATTGTTGAGCGGAATGAGTGTGTCgatcaaatatttaatgtttgtatattttttaggtATCCGTGTTTCATTAAAGGTAATGTTTTTACAttctacaacaaaataaattcagaagTTAGAGAGAGAGAAAAGAAGAAACAGAGAGATTTGAACACAGCCATTGACAAAATGCCCTTTATTctcacgttttttttatatttaacagaacagttgtattaatttattgtagttgtccaggtaactgggttgaggaggtcaggtaggcagtcgctccttgtaaaacactggtacttagctgaaaccggttagactggaagccgaccccgacgtagttggggaaaggctagatCGATgacgatgatatttttttatctatttaaaaatgggTAATGCATAACATGTCTCTGTTTCTAGAATTCTCTAAGGTCGTCGTCGTCAGCCTTAGTCATAAATTCCGACAGACGGACCGCTGATTGTACGCCTACTGCTACTGAACTGCGATCGGACTACACGTTTGGTTTGCAGTCCTATTGCAGTCAAGTATAATTTGCAATTGGATTGCAGTTAAAATGCGGTCCATCTGTCTAGAGCTTAATGAAGGAAACGAGTTTGTTGAATTTCTTAGTTccagtaccagtgttttacaaggagcgactgcctatctgacctcctcagccaagttacctgggcaacacgataacccttggttaaactggttttcagacttttcaagcttctgactagaCTACTTGTAACctattttcacaaataaagatgatttattGATTGTTTACGAACTaccctttaaaaaaaacattttttttcaggcGCCGGCTAGCAATTTGGGCTAACAAAGAGCACATCGCATAATTTTTTCCAAGCGATGATTACCCTGATCTCTTAAAAATGAACATGTAAAAAACTCCATACGCCAAAGTAGTAGCTGGTGAGGAAGGTCAAACGATTTGTATAGAGCGGTTAAAATCCTCTTATAAAACTCTCCATTTGTCGGAGAGGAGCTCAacaatacctaaaataaaagaagtggCTTGTTCTCCGCAAAAACGTGCAAGTAAGGACACGCGCCAAAGACCCAATGATGATCTCGCACCGGTTGGGGGAAAACATGCCAAGAAGCATGGCGGACCGGAGGCTTCTACCAACGCTGTCGAGAACTACGATTTGCGTGTCTTCATAATGCTAGAACCATTCTACGATCTCACGAAAAAACAGTCGATGGTAATCAAGAGGAAAGTCGAAAGAGCGTACGACGAAACAATCTTCTCCAAAGATTCAAAAGTGCGGACCCCTAATTTCAGGAAGAAGACTTTGATGAATAAAGGAGTCATCGAGATGTGTTGCGAAGATGAGTTCGCACTAGAATGGCTCCGAAAAATCATCGCCGGCACACCCTCGCCGAGATCAGACGCGAAACTAGTGGTACGCCGGCAGAGAGAGCTGCAGAACAGACTTCAGGCTATGATTAATCAGCCGGAAGACGATTCAGTGGAACGCCACGTGCCAGGCTACACAAGGCGAATGCGGACAAATACAATATCAATAGTTGGAGCTTCCACAATGCAAAAAAAGGTACATATAAATGAATACGTGTATTTAGCGCTAGACAGTCTgaagcagattttttttttttacgatttatttatttatgttaaaacgatagagacaccaattacattaacatagacgtgaaatttaaaataggaagaaaaacataatataaactagaaaaacCAACCAGCTTAAGTATAAACATGAGAAACTATTACAAGAGATATTTTGAAGCGGAATGAATGCTGCCGGCGCTATATGCTTGGATCCGTATTCGTAGAAATTCATGAAGATCAAGATTCCGACTAGCGGGTCCCTCAAGATCAACTCACGAGGCCGCTAGAGCCCAAACCGAGGAGCCAGTTAGTTTTAGAACATCACCCAGCGCCCGAGCAACTTGttgtttacaagttttttaGGTATAAGTAGAGTATCCGATAGGATGAAAGAACGTCGTTTTCAATTCTGTAATTTTTTACTTACGtaacaagtttataataaacatatttttttaacaacaaaagcaTACCTACAGCCTActaactgacttcaaataaaaactcctGATCCTTGTTGCAAGTTTTATAGGACCAAATGACTGATAATCaacgttaaattaaaacataataacaattataatatatccGCTCCCTAATTTAGACTAATTGAGAAACCTTTTTAACAAGTGGTTGAAAAATCTGATATAGGTACTAGCCGTACTAGGAACCCAGTCTTCACCGTAAACTGTATGAAACATGCATCTTACGCCGAAGTTAAAAATTATTACATTCTTATGTAATTGCTTGTTTTCAATGTCATCTTGCGAGGCAAGAAAATGTTTCATATATCGCGCAGTTTCGTTGATCGTAATGATCGTTAGAATAAAAAAGCGGCAAAATCTTTGACAGACACTCCGTTGAAGgcaatgttaataaaaacaattcctGGCATTCTCGTATTTGTACCGTTTCAGAGTCTGTgtcgtgtatttatttatattactaaactaagtttttgtttaagaagtCCAGCCCCCGTAAAGGTGCGGCCTCATGTAGTCGCTCGGAGCTCGTTTGCAACGACACATCTGGTCACGTGACCTCATTTTAAATTTCTCGCGTCTTGAAATGGTCACCTTCGTATTATTATGTAGTGACAAAGCTGAAAAGGTTGAGGGTGAGAGGTGAGACAAGTCTACATAAGTGTAGTGCTGCAACTTATAATTTAACTCCTGTAAATAATGGAATCAATCAATAAAGGCGCTTATTTCTTTCACATGTATAACTGGCACAGGGTACGAACGAGGTTAGGACATCAGCAACACAGCGAGTCAGCGACTGCATGAAGCAGC
The window above is part of the Trichoplusia ni isolate ovarian cell line Hi5 chromosome 11, tn1, whole genome shotgun sequence genome. Proteins encoded here:
- the LOC113498495 gene encoding uncharacterized protein LOC113498495, translated to MLEPFYDLTKKQSMVIKRKVERAYDETIFSKDSKVRTPNFRKKTLMNKGVIEMCCEDEFALEWLRKIIAGTPSPRSDAKLVVRRQRELQNRLQAMINQPEDDSVERHVPGYTRRMRTNTISIVGASTMQKKEEKHNIN